One genomic region from Oryzias melastigma strain HK-1 linkage group LG19, ASM292280v2, whole genome shotgun sequence encodes:
- the srsf2a gene encoding serine and arginine rich splicing factor 2a isoform X2 — protein MSYGRPPPDVEGMTSLKVDNLTYRTSPETLRRVFEKYGRVGDVYIPRDRYSKESRGFAFVRFFDKRDAEDAMDAMDGALLDGRELRVQMARYGRPPDSMYSRRGPPPRRYGGRSASPRRRRRSRSRSRSRSRSRSRSRRQYSRSRSRSYSRSRSRSRSRSRSKSRSKSKSRTPKRSKSKSPSRSRSRSKSKSKAKSPTPPSKRESKSRSRSKSKSKSKSRSKSPEDNAAES, from the exons ATGAGTTACGGAAGGCCCCCGCCAGACGTGGAGGGAATGACCTCCCTCAAAGTGGACAACCTGACTTACCGAACTTCGCCGGAGACTTTGCGTCGGGTTTTTGAAAAGTACGGTCGCGTGGGTGATGTTTATATCCCCCGGGACCGTTACTCCAAGGAGAGCCGCGGCTTCGCGTTCGTAAGGTTCTTCGACAAGCGTGACGCCGAAGACGCAATGGATGCCATGGATGGCGCGCTCCTCGACGGGCGAGAGCTGCGAGTTCAGATGGCCCGCTACGGTCGACCACCGGACTCGATGTACAGCAGGAGAGGACCCCCTCCTCGCAGATATGGAGG TCGTTCGGCCAGCCCCCGTCGACGCAGGCGCAGTCGAAGCCGCTCCAGGAGCCGAAGCCGTTCCCGATCCAGGAGCCGCCGCCAGTACAGCCGCTCCAGGTCCAGGTCCTATTCCCGGTCAAGGTCAAGATCCCGTTCGAGATCCAGATCCAAGTCCAGGTCCAAATCCAAATCCAGAACCCCCAAACGGAGCAAGTCAAAGTCCCCCTCCAGGTCTCGGTCCCGCTCCAAATCTAAGTCCAAGGCCAAGAGCCCAACGCCACCATCCAAGAGAGAGTCGAAGTCCCGATCCAGATCCAAGTCTAAATCCAAATCCAAGAGTAGATCAAAGTCTCCAGAGGACAACGCAGCAGAGTCTTAA
- the srsf2a gene encoding serine and arginine rich splicing factor 2a isoform X1 produces MSYGRPPPDVEGMTSLKVDNLTYRTSPETLRRVFEKYGRVGDVYIPRDRYSKESRGFAFVRFFDKRDAEDAMDAMDGALLDGRELRVQMARYGRPPDSMYSRRGPPPRRYGGYGRRSRSRSASPRRRRRSRSRSRSRSRSRSRSRRQYSRSRSRSYSRSRSRSRSRSRSKSRSKSKSRTPKRSKSKSPSRSRSRSKSKSKAKSPTPPSKRESKSRSRSKSKSKSKSRSKSPEDNAAES; encoded by the exons ATGAGTTACGGAAGGCCCCCGCCAGACGTGGAGGGAATGACCTCCCTCAAAGTGGACAACCTGACTTACCGAACTTCGCCGGAGACTTTGCGTCGGGTTTTTGAAAAGTACGGTCGCGTGGGTGATGTTTATATCCCCCGGGACCGTTACTCCAAGGAGAGCCGCGGCTTCGCGTTCGTAAGGTTCTTCGACAAGCGTGACGCCGAAGACGCAATGGATGCCATGGATGGCGCGCTCCTCGACGGGCGAGAGCTGCGAGTTCAGATGGCCCGCTACGGTCGACCACCGGACTCGATGTACAGCAGGAGAGGACCCCCTCCTCGCAGATATGGAGGGTACGGACGTAGATCCAGGAG TCGTTCGGCCAGCCCCCGTCGACGCAGGCGCAGTCGAAGCCGCTCCAGGAGCCGAAGCCGTTCCCGATCCAGGAGCCGCCGCCAGTACAGCCGCTCCAGGTCCAGGTCCTATTCCCGGTCAAGGTCAAGATCCCGTTCGAGATCCAGATCCAAGTCCAGGTCCAAATCCAAATCCAGAACCCCCAAACGGAGCAAGTCAAAGTCCCCCTCCAGGTCTCGGTCCCGCTCCAAATCTAAGTCCAAGGCCAAGAGCCCAACGCCACCATCCAAGAGAGAGTCGAAGTCCCGATCCAGATCCAAGTCTAAATCCAAATCCAAGAGTAGATCAAAGTCTCCAGAGGACAACGCAGCAGAGTCTTAA
- the LOC112154389 gene encoding uncharacterized protein LOC112154389 isoform X3 has translation MDVTFIVSAVIFTLLAIVVATSIFKGSSPAAEFANARSYFGHGGLAQSRPKQNGHVPEKKTKKEEADVWSEMSGSAHDHWDVVKSVLSDEQQQPNLHKDEGTEHSSSTSSLSVPCPGSRNMSFENHRATESPGVNERLDLDGNNSLKYVPGKARSHHLETMMSKEELEEEQRVQREQLAAIFKLLKDNKETFGDVSEGDLEEQLRLYSI, from the exons ATGGATGTGACTTTCATCGTGTCGGCCGTCATTTTCACGCTGCTCGCCATTGTGGTCGCAACGTCCATTTTTAAGGGCTCCTCACCTGCAGCGGAGTTCGCAAACGCGCGGAGCTACTTCGGACACGGAGGATTAGCGCAGTCCAGGCCGAAGCAGAACGGCCATGTACCCGAGAAGAAGACGAAGAAGGAGGAAGCGGACGTGTGGAGCGAGATGAGCGGGAGCGCGCACGACCACTGGGATGTAGTGAAGTCCGTGCTGTCA GACGAGCAACAGCAACCAAACCTTCACAAAGATGAAGGAACAGAGCACTCCTCCTCAACGTCCAGCCTGTCTGTCCCCTGCCCTGGATCCAGGAACATGAGCTTTGAG AACCACAGAGCCACAGAGAGCCCAGGAGTCAACG AGAGGCTGGATTTAGATGGAAATAATTCCTTGAAGTATGTCCCAGGAAAGGCCCGGTCGCACCATTTAGAGACGATGATGTccaaagaggagctggaggaagaacAGAG GGTGCAGCGAGAGCAGCTTGCCGCCATCTTCAAACTCCTGAAAGACAACAAGGAGACTTTTGGAGACGTGTCTGAGGGAGACTTGGAGGAGCAGCTCCGACTTTACTCCATCTAA
- the LOC112154389 gene encoding matrix-remodeling-associated protein 7 isoform X2 — translation MDVTFIVSAVIFTLLAIVVATSIFKGSSPAAEFANARSYFGHGGLAQSRPKQNGHVPEKKTKKEEADVWSEMSGSAHDHWDVVKSVLSDEQQQPNLHKDEGTEHSSSTSSLSVPCPGSRNMSFEVSSSSEASSGRCRSPFIGLSDSELLKCAFSRPQNHRATESPGVNERLDLDGNNSLKYVPGKARSHHLETMMSKEELEEEQRVQREQLAAIFKLLKDNKETFGDVSEGDLEEQLRLYSI, via the exons ATGGATGTGACTTTCATCGTGTCGGCCGTCATTTTCACGCTGCTCGCCATTGTGGTCGCAACGTCCATTTTTAAGGGCTCCTCACCTGCAGCGGAGTTCGCAAACGCGCGGAGCTACTTCGGACACGGAGGATTAGCGCAGTCCAGGCCGAAGCAGAACGGCCATGTACCCGAGAAGAAGACGAAGAAGGAGGAAGCGGACGTGTGGAGCGAGATGAGCGGGAGCGCGCACGACCACTGGGATGTAGTGAAGTCCGTGCTGTCA GACGAGCAACAGCAACCAAACCTTCACAAAGATGAAGGAACAGAGCACTCCTCCTCAACGTCCAGCCTGTCTGTCCCCTGCCCTGGATCCAGGAACATGAGCTTTGAGGTATCGTCATCGTCAGAGGCCTCTTCGGGGCGATGCCGCTCGCCGTTCATTGGGCTCTCTGATTCTGAGCTCTTGAAGTGTGCTTTCTCTCGCCCACAGAACCACAGAGCCACAGAGAGCCCAGGAGTCAACG AGAGGCTGGATTTAGATGGAAATAATTCCTTGAAGTATGTCCCAGGAAAGGCCCGGTCGCACCATTTAGAGACGATGATGTccaaagaggagctggaggaagaacAGAG GGTGCAGCGAGAGCAGCTTGCCGCCATCTTCAAACTCCTGAAAGACAACAAGGAGACTTTTGGAGACGTGTCTGAGGGAGACTTGGAGGAGCAGCTCCGACTTTACTCCATCTAA